In Paralcaligenes sp. KSB-10, the following are encoded in one genomic region:
- a CDS encoding DUF2214 family protein: MSSLFAFLHHIAAFTLISALVVECVLLREAVTVSAARKILTTDAIFGVSAGIILVIGLIRVFYFEKGAGYYFSNGPFLVKLTLFALIGCLSIYPTKQFLSWRPATKTGQAPAIGSGTLRKLRTTIYLEMTAAVFLILCAALMARGVGSF; the protein is encoded by the coding sequence ATGAGCTCATTATTCGCATTCCTGCACCATATTGCCGCGTTTACCCTGATATCTGCGCTGGTCGTCGAATGCGTGCTGTTACGAGAGGCCGTCACGGTTTCAGCAGCACGCAAAATATTGACTACCGACGCCATTTTCGGCGTATCCGCAGGCATCATTCTCGTTATCGGGCTGATTCGGGTTTTCTATTTCGAGAAAGGCGCAGGCTACTATTTCAGCAACGGTCCGTTCCTGGTCAAACTGACGCTCTTTGCTCTTATCGGCTGCCTGTCGATTTACCCAACAAAACAGTTCCTGTCATGGCGCCCCGCGACCAAAACCGGGCAAGCACCCGCCATCGGCAGCGGCACTCTGCGAAAATTGCGGACAACCATTTACCTGGAAATGACTGCCGCCGTTTTCCTGATTCTTTGTGCCGCGCTTATGGCGCGCGGCGTCGGCAGCTTCTGA
- a CDS encoding TetR/AcrR family transcriptional regulator, whose product MPVAIKKPQRRTSYRHGDLRRALLDAGVALARRGGPDAVVLREVTRQAGVVPNAAYRHFASRQDLFEAVRAAALSELAVAMEAELAQIDNSLPAVESARAKLRAVGVGYLRFADAERGLFHTAFSVVEEVEGDTDPAKTGRSGLNPFQLLSTALDALVDAGALPPERRPGAEYLAWSAVHGLALLAADGPLHGASPVQRNAIGQRLLDMVEKGL is encoded by the coding sequence ATGCCAGTTGCAATAAAAAAACCGCAGCGGCGCACAAGCTATCGCCACGGAGATCTGCGGCGCGCGCTGCTGGACGCCGGTGTCGCGCTTGCACGCAGGGGAGGCCCCGATGCTGTCGTTTTGCGAGAAGTGACCCGGCAGGCGGGCGTGGTTCCCAATGCGGCCTACAGGCACTTTGCGAGCAGGCAGGACCTCTTCGAAGCAGTGCGTGCCGCGGCCTTGTCGGAACTGGCTGTTGCCATGGAAGCCGAATTGGCCCAGATTGACAATAGCCTGCCCGCGGTCGAATCCGCGCGCGCCAAACTACGGGCGGTGGGTGTTGGCTATTTGCGATTCGCCGATGCCGAACGGGGTTTGTTTCACACGGCGTTCTCGGTTGTGGAAGAAGTCGAAGGCGATACCGATCCCGCCAAAACCGGGCGAAGCGGCCTGAATCCTTTTCAATTGCTGAGCACCGCGCTGGACGCGCTTGTGGATGCCGGCGCATTGCCACCCGAACGCCGTCCTGGCGCGGAATATCTGGCGTGGTCCGCGGTGCACGGCCTGGCCTTGCTTGCCGCCGACGGGCCTTTGCATGGCGCATCCCCGGTACAAAGGAATGCCATCGGGCAGAGGCTGCTGGATATGGTCGAAAAGGGGCTGTAG
- a CDS encoding Tim44 domain-containing protein, protein MSQRFSRLLAIAMLVVSAGAMLSTSFDAEARRMGGGGSFGRQSSNVTQQRQAVTPPAATAMPRTAAPAAAAGTAGAAAAGTAAKSGMSRWLGPIAGIAAGLGIASLLSHLGLSGAFLEMLSSLALIAILVFGVLYIVRRVRAASGNSLMQRAAAGAAAPPDRSYANQQDSHRQADIPAAAAPSAAAFAPAPAAPVDEKWFIPGDFNTPEFLAQAKAQFVAIQAVWDSGDVKKLTDYLTDDLIAELKPQVLARDGTTQTEVVLLNAELLGIESVSGGYLASVRYSGMLRESKEAEAFRFEEVWNLYKAENAGWLLAGIQQIPLEFAS, encoded by the coding sequence ATGTCTCAACGGTTTTCACGGCTTTTGGCCATTGCCATGCTGGTGGTATCGGCGGGCGCAATGCTTTCGACGTCCTTCGACGCCGAGGCCCGGCGCATGGGCGGTGGCGGCAGTTTCGGCCGGCAATCGTCCAATGTTACGCAGCAGCGCCAGGCTGTTACGCCGCCTGCGGCAACGGCCATGCCGCGTACGGCTGCTCCGGCAGCGGCCGCGGGCACGGCGGGTGCCGCAGCAGCCGGCACAGCGGCCAAAAGCGGCATGTCGCGCTGGCTGGGCCCCATCGCGGGTATTGCCGCCGGCCTGGGCATTGCGTCCCTGTTGTCGCATCTTGGCCTGTCGGGCGCTTTTCTAGAGATGCTCTCCAGCCTTGCCCTGATCGCCATCCTGGTGTTTGGCGTCCTGTACATTGTGCGCCGCGTGCGTGCCGCGTCGGGTAATTCCCTTATGCAAAGGGCGGCGGCCGGCGCTGCCGCGCCTCCCGATCGCAGCTACGCAAATCAGCAAGATTCGCACCGTCAGGCAGACATACCCGCGGCCGCGGCGCCGTCTGCGGCCGCTTTTGCGCCGGCACCGGCCGCGCCCGTCGATGAAAAATGGTTCATCCCGGGCGACTTCAACACGCCCGAGTTTCTTGCCCAGGCCAAGGCGCAGTTCGTGGCGATCCAAGCCGTATGGGATAGCGGCGACGTCAAAAAGCTCACCGACTACCTGACCGACGACCTGATTGCCGAGCTTAAGCCGCAGGTGCTGGCCCGCGACGGCACCACGCAAACCGAGGTGGTGCTGCTCAACGCCGAACTGCTTGGCATCGAATCGGTATCGGGCGGGTATCTGGCAAGCGTCCGGTATTCGGGCATGTTGCGCGAATCCAAAGAGGCCGAGGCATTCCGCTTCGAAGAGGTCTGGAATCTGTACAAAGCCGAAAACGCCGGCTGGTTGTTGGCCGGCATACAGCAGATTCCGCTGGAGTTTGCCAGCTAA
- a CDS encoding SCP2 domain-containing protein: MAKPLNLSFRQPKIASRMSRMFPSMLPIPSFLTPAAVFARTLNKLLQREEWARERLSRHAGKTLRFVLGRISLSLTLRADGYVEASDPAIVPDVTLTIPADKLSHLPAVLRPGDPTEIAALMHVEGDAGLAHVVSDLARDLRWDVESDLARLFGDVAALRMVSGFKSVSASLQRAGERLAGNVGEYLSEEGELLVGRPSFEERLARLRASQARLDVLEHRVSRLESGVSGTVRRA; the protein is encoded by the coding sequence ATGGCAAAACCGTTAAACTTGAGCTTTCGCCAGCCAAAAATAGCTTCGCGCATGTCGCGAATGTTCCCGAGCATGCTTCCAATTCCGTCTTTCCTGACCCCGGCCGCCGTTTTCGCGCGTACGCTCAACAAGTTGTTGCAGCGCGAAGAATGGGCGCGGGAGCGTTTAAGTCGCCATGCCGGTAAAACCCTGCGGTTTGTACTGGGGCGAATCAGCCTGAGCCTGACTCTGCGGGCTGACGGCTATGTCGAGGCATCCGATCCTGCCATTGTGCCGGATGTAACGCTGACGATCCCGGCAGACAAGCTCAGCCATCTTCCGGCCGTATTGCGCCCCGGCGATCCAACCGAAATAGCGGCCCTCATGCACGTAGAGGGCGACGCCGGACTGGCGCACGTGGTTTCCGACCTGGCGCGCGACCTGCGCTGGGATGTGGAGTCCGACCTGGCTCGCTTGTTCGGCGATGTGGCGGCCTTGCGCATGGTGAGCGGTTTCAAGTCGGTTTCCGCGAGCTTGCAAAGAGCCGGCGAGCGGCTGGCGGGCAACGTGGGCGAATATTTGTCTGAAGAGGGCGAGCTGCTGGTGGGGCGCCCCTCTTTTGAAGAGCGGCTCGCGCGGCTGCGGGCGTCGCAGGCTAGGCTTGACGTGCTCGAACACCGTGTCTCCAGGCTAGAGTCCGGGGTGTCCGGCACGGTGCGCAGGGCCTGA
- the ubiB gene encoding ubiquinone biosynthesis regulatory protein kinase UbiB, giving the protein MLTFLRLVRIIFVALRYRLDELVLSGIKHPIANGLLRVVRFGRPPKMPRGVRLRLALESLGPIFVKFGQVLSTRRDLIPLDIATELASLQDRVPPFPSDQAAACVEAALGASPHELFKQFDTDPVASASIAQVHLAVLHDGREVAVKVLRPGMLDIIEKDLTLLKAIAGLVERLAPDGRRLKPREVVAEFDKYLHDELDLIREASNCSQLRRNFAPGTGRENLLMVPEVVWEYSATTVFTMERMHGIPVSQMDRLKEAGIDIKQLARVGVEIFFMQVFTDGFFHADMHPGNIYVSDAPATLGRYIALDFGIVGSLSEFDKNYLAQNFLAFFQRDYRRVAQLHIESGWVPPQTREEELEGAVRAVCEPYFDRPLAEISLGQVLLRLFQTSRRFNVEIQPQLVLLQKTLLNVEGMGRDLDPNLDLWKTAKPYLEKWMHERVGLTGLRKRLDKEAGQWAQMLPQLPRLIHANLMRPHMAPQLHSEVERLRRAQEQTNRLLAAVAGVLALALGVAIWALTRH; this is encoded by the coding sequence ATGCTGACTTTTCTACGTTTGGTTCGCATTATTTTTGTGGCGCTGCGCTATCGTCTCGACGAGCTGGTACTGTCGGGGATCAAGCATCCGATCGCCAACGGTTTGTTGCGTGTCGTGCGTTTTGGGCGCCCGCCTAAAATGCCGCGTGGGGTACGCCTGCGCTTGGCTCTGGAGTCTTTGGGGCCTATTTTTGTGAAGTTCGGCCAGGTTCTTTCCACGCGTCGCGACTTGATCCCGCTGGATATCGCCACCGAGCTGGCGAGCTTGCAGGACCGGGTGCCGCCATTTCCTTCCGATCAGGCCGCGGCTTGCGTCGAGGCGGCGCTGGGTGCCTCTCCGCATGAATTGTTCAAGCAGTTCGATACCGATCCGGTGGCATCCGCATCCATAGCGCAAGTGCATCTGGCTGTGCTGCACGATGGCCGTGAAGTCGCTGTGAAAGTCTTGCGGCCGGGCATGCTGGATATCATAGAAAAAGACCTGACCCTGCTGAAAGCCATTGCCGGCCTGGTCGAGCGCCTGGCTCCGGATGGCCGGCGCTTGAAGCCGCGCGAAGTGGTGGCCGAATTCGACAAGTACCTGCACGATGAACTCGATCTGATTCGCGAGGCGTCCAATTGCAGCCAACTGCGGCGCAATTTCGCTCCGGGCACCGGACGTGAAAATTTGCTCATGGTCCCCGAGGTTGTTTGGGAATACAGCGCGACCACCGTGTTCACCATGGAACGCATGCATGGCATACCGGTGAGCCAGATGGACAGGCTCAAAGAGGCGGGCATCGATATCAAGCAGTTGGCGCGCGTCGGGGTCGAGATCTTCTTCATGCAGGTCTTCACAGACGGTTTTTTCCACGCCGACATGCATCCTGGCAACATCTATGTGTCGGACGCTCCGGCGACATTGGGGCGCTACATCGCGCTCGATTTCGGCATAGTCGGCTCTTTGTCGGAGTTCGATAAAAACTACCTGGCCCAGAATTTCCTGGCTTTCTTTCAACGCGATTATCGACGTGTGGCCCAATTGCACATCGAGTCGGGGTGGGTCCCGCCGCAGACGCGCGAAGAAGAGCTCGAAGGCGCTGTGCGGGCAGTCTGCGAACCCTATTTCGATCGGCCGCTGGCCGAAATCTCGCTTGGGCAGGTATTATTACGTTTGTTTCAGACTTCGCGCCGCTTTAATGTTGAAATTCAGCCGCAATTGGTATTGTTACAAAAAACCCTGCTGAATGTCGAAGGCATGGGGCGGGATCTCGATCCCAACCTTGATTTATGGAAAACGGCCAAGCCGTACCTCGAAAAATGGATGCATGAACGTGTCGGCCTGACCGGCCTGCGCAAGCGTCTGGACAAAGAGGCTGGCCAATGGGCTCAAATGCTGCCTCAATTGCCGCGTCTGATCCATGCGAACCTTATGCGTCCCCATATGGCGCCGCAGTTGCACAGCGAGGTCGAACGCCTGCGCCGCGCCCAGGAACAAACCAATCGTTTGCTGGCGGCGGTGGCGGGTGTGTTGGCACTTGCGCTGGGCGTGGCCATCTGGGCGCTGACACGCCATTGA
- a CDS encoding ferritin-like domain-containing protein, with the protein MLYPELFKSMEAVRWNMATDIPWDDFDGSKLSDEQAYTIKMNAITEWAALPATEMFLRDNRNDSDFCAFMSIWFFEEQKHSLAMIEYLRRFRPELVPTEEELHNVRFEFDPAPALETLMLHFCGEVRLNHWYRRASDWHSEPVIKAIYRIISQDEARHAGAYLRYMKRALINQGKELGHQARIAFSKIGVLMASAHRTPQALHPTNLHVNKDMFPADTVQSKLPTPGWLENWLDNQICFDNDWENKVSSRILHNMSLLMDSTFNTVQDLNRYRKGLLREQPAGA; encoded by the coding sequence ATGCTTTATCCAGAATTGTTCAAATCCATGGAAGCGGTGCGCTGGAATATGGCTACCGATATCCCCTGGGACGATTTCGACGGAAGCAAACTGTCTGACGAACAGGCTTATACCATCAAGATGAATGCCATCACGGAATGGGCGGCCTTGCCGGCTACCGAAATGTTTTTGCGCGATAACCGCAATGACAGCGATTTCTGCGCGTTCATGTCGATCTGGTTTTTCGAAGAGCAAAAGCATTCTTTGGCCATGATCGAATATCTGCGCCGATTCCGCCCCGAGCTCGTTCCCACCGAAGAAGAATTGCATAACGTCCGCTTCGAGTTCGACCCCGCTCCCGCGCTTGAAACCCTGATGCTGCATTTTTGCGGCGAGGTTCGCCTGAATCACTGGTATCGCCGTGCCTCCGACTGGCATTCCGAGCCGGTCATCAAGGCCATTTACCGCATTATTTCCCAGGACGAAGCGCGTCATGCGGGGGCCTATTTGCGCTATATGAAGCGAGCCCTGATCAACCAGGGCAAAGAGCTTGGGCATCAGGCACGCATCGCATTTTCCAAGATCGGCGTCCTGATGGCATCGGCGCACCGTACACCCCAGGCTTTGCACCCCACCAACCTGCATGTCAACAAAGACATGTTCCCCGCCGACACGGTTCAGTCCAAGCTGCCCACGCCAGGCTGGCTGGAGAATTGGCTCGATAACCAGATCTGCTTCGATAACGACTGGGAAAACAAGGTCAGCTCGCGCATTCTGCACAATATGTCCTTGTTGATGGACAGTACCTTCAACACGGTGCAGGACCTTAATCGTTACCGCAAGGGGCTGTTGCGCGAACAGCCGGCAGGCGCCTGA
- the rfaE2 gene encoding D-glycero-beta-D-manno-heptose 1-phosphate adenylyltransferase has protein sequence MPARFDSKVLGRAACVAAVGAGKLPRPLVFTNGVFDILHRGHAAYLDAAAQLGATLIVAVNTDASVKRLGKGSERPLNRMEDRAALLAALACVTVVTDFDEDTPQALIEQLQPDIIVKGGDYDMETLPETASVKSWGGKAVAIPFEFERSTTALVDRIRK, from the coding sequence ATGCCGGCACGTTTCGATTCAAAAGTTCTGGGGCGCGCAGCATGCGTGGCCGCTGTCGGGGCCGGGAAACTGCCGCGGCCGCTCGTTTTCACCAACGGCGTATTCGATATTCTGCATCGAGGCCATGCGGCGTATCTGGACGCGGCCGCCCAATTGGGCGCCACCCTGATCGTGGCTGTGAATACCGACGCTTCGGTCAAGCGCCTGGGCAAGGGTTCAGAGCGGCCGCTCAACCGCATGGAAGACCGGGCGGCCCTGCTGGCGGCCCTGGCTTGCGTAACGGTCGTTACCGATTTCGACGAGGATACGCCGCAGGCCCTGATCGAGCAGTTGCAGCCCGACATTATCGTGAAGGGCGGCGATTACGATATGGAAACCCTGCCTGAAACCGCCAGTGTCAAAAGCTGGGGCGGCAAAGCGGTGGCCATTCCTTTCGAGTTTGAACGGTCTACCACAGCACTGGTGGATCGAATTCGAAAGTAG
- a CDS encoding protein-L-isoaspartate O-methyltransferase — MNVTAPSEIELARFNMIEQQIRPWEVLDSRVLEGLFAIRRERFVPPAMQGLAFSDVELPLEINSVNTRETMLCPKVEARLAQELQLKPSDCVLEIGTGSGYQAALLGYLAQQVTSIEINSRLAAFAQQNLQRNHVTNVKVETGDGHAGWGTTEYDAILVTGSVPTVPDALKYQLCIGGRMVVVVGQSPIMTACRITRTSAASFDTVGIFDTVIKPLRGVSVSQFKF, encoded by the coding sequence ATGAACGTTACAGCCCCCTCCGAAATTGAACTCGCTCGCTTCAATATGATCGAGCAACAAATCCGGCCATGGGAGGTATTGGATTCCCGCGTCCTGGAAGGGTTGTTTGCAATCCGGCGCGAACGCTTCGTTCCTCCGGCCATGCAGGGCCTGGCTTTTTCAGACGTCGAACTGCCGCTGGAAATCAATTCGGTCAACACACGGGAAACCATGCTCTGCCCCAAGGTCGAAGCACGCCTGGCCCAGGAACTGCAGCTCAAGCCCAGCGATTGCGTGCTCGAAATCGGCACCGGCTCGGGCTATCAGGCAGCCCTGCTGGGATATCTCGCCCAACAGGTAACCAGTATCGAAATCAATAGCCGCCTGGCCGCCTTCGCGCAGCAAAACCTGCAGCGTAACCACGTTACCAATGTCAAGGTCGAAACGGGCGACGGGCATGCCGGATGGGGCACTACCGAATACGACGCGATCCTGGTCACCGGTTCGGTTCCCACCGTGCCCGACGCGCTCAAGTACCAATTGTGCATCGGCGGACGCATGGTGGTTGTGGTTGGCCAGTCGCCCATCATGACAGCCTGCCGCATCACGCGCACCAGCGCCGCCAGCTTCGATACCGTGGGCATTTTCGATACCGTCATCAAGCCTCTGCGCGGTGTATCGGTATCTCAGTTCAAGTTCTAG
- the thiD gene encoding bifunctional hydroxymethylpyrimidine kinase/phosphomethylpyrimidine kinase has product MIPNTLTIAGVDPSGGAGILADIKTMSALGAYGMAVVAALTAQNTRTVAGILPIPPAFVAEQIDTLFADVRVDAVKIGMLGQQAVIRAVAERLAHWQPGHLVIDPVMVAKSGDHLLERQAIHELRDNLLPLATILTPNLPEAGVLLGSSAVESLKEMRRVAEKLRRLLNDRGERWVFLKGGHLPGDDTIDILYDGDRLIELPGQRIDTPNTHGTGCTLSAALAALLPQANDVPEAARRAKAYLVAAIAKSSALAVGKGHGPVHHFHEWW; this is encoded by the coding sequence ATGATCCCCAATACGCTCACCATCGCCGGCGTAGACCCCTCCGGAGGCGCCGGCATACTGGCCGACATCAAAACCATGAGTGCCCTGGGGGCCTATGGCATGGCGGTCGTGGCCGCGCTGACCGCACAAAATACCCGGACGGTTGCCGGCATTTTGCCGATCCCGCCCGCTTTCGTCGCCGAGCAAATCGACACACTATTCGCCGATGTACGCGTGGATGCCGTGAAAATCGGCATGCTGGGCCAACAAGCCGTGATACGGGCCGTCGCCGAACGGCTTGCCCATTGGCAGCCGGGACATCTGGTCATCGACCCTGTCATGGTAGCCAAAAGCGGCGATCACCTGCTGGAGCGCCAAGCGATCCACGAACTGCGCGACAATCTGCTGCCGCTGGCCACGATACTCACACCCAATCTCCCGGAAGCGGGGGTATTGCTTGGCTCCAGTGCGGTGGAAAGCCTGAAGGAAATGCGCAGGGTCGCGGAAAAGCTGCGGCGGCTGCTCAACGACCGCGGCGAGCGCTGGGTATTCCTGAAAGGCGGCCATTTGCCGGGCGATGACACCATCGATATCCTGTACGATGGCGATCGCCTGATCGAATTGCCGGGACAGCGCATCGACACACCCAATACCCATGGAACCGGCTGCACCCTGTCGGCCGCTCTTGCCGCGCTCCTGCCCCAGGCAAACGATGTGCCCGAGGCGGCGCGGCGCGCCAAAGCGTATCTCGTCGCGGCCATCGCCAAGTCCTCGGCCCTGGCCGTCGGCAAGGGGCACGGACCCGTTCATCACTTCCATGAATGGTGGTAG
- a CDS encoding cobalamin-binding protein translates to MAFAARAATGTPQAPQSIGAISPRPAMRAITLAPHLTELMYAAGAGNRIVATVTSSDYPASAKLIPRIGNGLSVNIEQVLALKPDIVLAWQPSGAAQTLAPTLAALHIPLIYMAPRQLQDIPADIVKLGELFGTQASARPQAAALSRRLAALAAKYSGRRVVSAFIEVGTAPLYTIGHDPLINDTLRLCGGVNVYAHTALAAPQISVENVLVKQPDVIITAASQPTSQAQRLAYWSRLRLPAALKHHVYAIDPDELFRPGPRLIAAGEKLCRELDWAR, encoded by the coding sequence ATGGCGTTCGCAGCCCGGGCTGCCACCGGCACCCCGCAAGCACCGCAGAGCATCGGCGCAATATCCCCCCGACCGGCGATGCGGGCTATTACGCTTGCGCCGCACCTGACTGAGCTGATGTACGCGGCGGGCGCCGGCAACAGAATCGTCGCCACCGTGACCAGCAGCGATTACCCCGCCAGCGCCAAACTCATACCAAGGATAGGCAACGGTTTGAGCGTCAACATCGAACAGGTCCTGGCCCTCAAGCCCGATATCGTATTGGCGTGGCAGCCATCGGGAGCGGCCCAGACTCTCGCCCCTACGCTCGCGGCGCTGCATATCCCGCTGATTTACATGGCTCCCCGGCAATTGCAGGATATTCCCGCGGACATCGTGAAGCTCGGTGAACTGTTCGGCACCCAGGCCAGTGCCAGGCCTCAGGCGGCCGCATTGAGCCGGCGGCTTGCCGCGTTGGCGGCAAAGTATTCGGGGCGCCGCGTCGTTTCGGCATTCATCGAGGTTGGAACGGCACCGCTCTACACGATAGGGCACGATCCCCTGATCAACGACACCCTGCGGCTGTGCGGCGGGGTGAATGTCTATGCGCATACCGCGCTGGCAGCACCCCAGATCAGCGTCGAAAATGTGCTGGTCAAGCAGCCGGATGTCATCATCACCGCGGCGTCCCAGCCCACAAGCCAGGCACAGCGGCTTGCGTATTGGTCGCGCTTGCGATTGCCGGCCGCACTCAAGCATCATGTTTACGCGATCGACCCCGATGAACTGTTCAGGCCCGGGCCACGCCTTATCGCCGCCGGCGAAAAGCTGTGCCGGGAGCTGGATTGGGCTCGCTGA
- a CDS encoding TonB-dependent receptor domain-containing protein, whose product MELKLSRRTLAILSCFSPFAASAQSTPPVPQLGNIVVTASRSAQLERNVLGDVTVIDHNELQQAGQSSVAEVLARQPGIEFYNNGGPQTNTGVFLRGTNSNQTLVLVDGLRINGSTTGSVNWNTIDPATIDHIEIVRGAASSLYGSDAIGGVINIITKKSGEDRPLSVYGNIGYGTYDTFKSSLGFSGASDGWDYSLSSSMAESSGFNATTASNFSYNKDADGYSQHTLAGSLGYRWRPGHHIGITAYNGYIRGDYDAGGISPAYAITRQQIYSLTSTDDVTDYWQSVLRFGFSRDQGDDRAYQSIYGSLQRSYSWQNNFQLSKNQRLSLILERLEERAIASTAYSADARNTNAAGLVYRGDFGRNHVQASVRNDNISGYGNETTGGLAYDFDLSDQWRVGVAGNTGFKAPTFADLYTPMAFGYQGNPNLKPEKSRNIEASLRYETDTTRLSVVAYQNKVRDLINGYVCPADSAFCTAENIDSATIRGVTLSGQRRFGNTTVRASADFQNPKNDADSNQLPWRARQIYRASADQRIGQWTLGTEYMFVGKRYDNAANTTPLGGYSLWNLTANYEFNRHFTVQLRWNNVLNKDYANAYAYNTPGSNVFVNLAWRM is encoded by the coding sequence ATGGAACTCAAACTCTCCCGGCGGACACTCGCCATTCTTTCCTGCTTTTCGCCCTTTGCCGCCTCGGCTCAGTCCACTCCCCCAGTACCCCAGCTCGGCAATATCGTCGTAACGGCCAGCCGCTCTGCGCAGCTGGAAAGAAACGTACTGGGCGACGTCACAGTGATCGATCACAATGAACTGCAACAAGCCGGCCAGAGCAGTGTGGCTGAAGTCCTGGCGCGACAGCCTGGTATCGAGTTCTACAATAACGGCGGCCCGCAAACCAATACCGGAGTATTTTTACGCGGGACCAACAGCAATCAGACCCTGGTCTTGGTCGACGGCCTGCGCATCAACGGCTCGACGACGGGTAGCGTCAACTGGAACACCATCGATCCCGCGACGATAGATCACATCGAGATCGTCCGGGGCGCCGCAAGCAGCCTCTACGGATCGGACGCCATTGGCGGCGTAATCAACATCATCACGAAAAAATCGGGCGAAGACCGCCCGCTCAGCGTATACGGCAATATCGGCTACGGCACCTACGATACGTTCAAATCCAGCCTGGGCTTTTCCGGGGCCAGCGATGGCTGGGACTACAGCCTGTCATCGAGCATGGCGGAAAGCAGCGGCTTCAATGCAACCACTGCCTCGAATTTCTCGTACAACAAAGATGCGGACGGCTATTCGCAGCACACCCTGGCGGGATCGCTGGGATATCGCTGGCGGCCAGGACATCATATCGGCATTACCGCCTATAACGGCTATATCCGCGGCGATTACGATGCGGGCGGCATCAGTCCCGCCTATGCCATTACCCGCCAGCAAATCTACTCCCTGACCAGCACCGATGACGTCACCGATTACTGGCAAAGCGTCTTGCGTTTCGGCTTCAGCCGGGATCAAGGAGACGACCGGGCCTATCAGTCTATCTATGGCAGCCTGCAGCGCTCGTATTCGTGGCAAAACAACTTTCAACTAAGCAAAAACCAGCGCCTGTCGCTCATACTCGAACGCCTCGAAGAAAGAGCCATAGCCTCTACCGCCTATTCGGCCGATGCACGCAATACCAACGCCGCCGGGCTGGTTTATCGCGGCGATTTTGGACGCAACCATGTTCAGGCCAGCGTCCGCAACGACAATATATCGGGCTACGGCAACGAAACCACCGGCGGACTGGCATACGATTTTGACCTCAGCGACCAGTGGCGAGTGGGTGTGGCGGGCAACACGGGCTTCAAGGCGCCCACCTTTGCCGACCTGTATACCCCCATGGCCTTCGGCTATCAGGGCAACCCGAACCTCAAACCCGAGAAGTCCAGGAATATCGAAGCGAGCCTTCGCTATGAAACCGACACCACTCGCCTAAGCGTGGTGGCCTATCAAAACAAGGTCCGCGACCTGATCAACGGTTATGTATGCCCGGCCGACTCGGCATTCTGCACCGCTGAAAATATTGATTCGGCCACCATCCGCGGCGTAACGCTCTCGGGCCAGCGGCGCTTTGGCAATACCACGGTCCGGGCCAGCGCCGACTTCCAGAACCCGAAAAACGACGCCGACAGCAATCAGTTGCCCTGGCGTGCGCGGCAGATCTACCGGGCCAGCGCCGATCAGCGCATCGGGCAGTGGACGCTCGGCACCGAATACATGTTTGTCGGAAAACGCTACGATAACGCGGCCAACACCACCCCTCTGGGCGGCTACAGCCTTTGGAACCTGACGGCGAACTATGAATTCAATCGACACTTCACCGTGCAGCTCCGCTGGAACAATGTGCTGAACAAAGACTACGCCAATGCCTATGCTTACAACACGCCGGGCTCCAATGTGTTCGTCAATCTTGCCTGGCGCATGTAG